One part of the Pelodiscus sinensis isolate JC-2024 chromosome 16, ASM4963464v1, whole genome shotgun sequence genome encodes these proteins:
- the LOC102449464 gene encoding forkhead box protein J1-B-like isoform X1 yields MKIQCKTCLSPSQKCCAVQVLPAALTPRIRAWDPQPLLPGMLERNVRPTRCSGSPRRMPVLASPDITARFKEKWLLLPPEDQGNEGGTTPLDDSLTSLQWLQDFSIVTVDPERPPAPSHPLHQQLFPEAEAPASPPAGDTAATGMPLSLGKPTSAATSPGTSYPPGLGTAEQIDYRSNPGVKPPYSYATLICMALQASQQAKVTLSAIYSWIAENFCYYRHAEPSWQNSIRHNLSLNKCFRKVPRQKDEPGKGGFWQIDPQYAHMFVNGVFKRRRAPTVPPGPARQRPSVPALEAAPRGLLPPLPCLGNGQPGPSPHHATCPPPHPQGQGCLLLDDAPSPPKQPLPKPGHAAAGTALSPLLPASSRPTEAPRGGFDWADAFDDVLQGSSSNFEDLDINTALSSLATEADLAAQPPGRYLPPPATWGSPATDQPSPAPHWEDFAPFAEAPQQAWEEQRAEALASPWGFEPGFNLCDGFLSETQPWAKADAFL; encoded by the exons ATGAAGATTCAGTGCAAAACGTGCTTGAGCCCTTCTCAGAAGTGCTGTGCAGTGCAGGTTCTGCCAGCAGCTCTCACACCCAGAATCAGAGCCTGGGATCCACAGCCGCTGCTTCCCGGAATGCTGGAGAGGAATGTGAGACCCACGCGCTGCAG tGGGAGTCCCCGGAGGATGCCCGTCCTCGCCTCGCCCGACATCACTGCCCGCTTCAAGGagaagtggctgctgctgcccccagagGACCAAGGCAATGAGGGCGGGACCACGCCCCTGGACGACAGCCTCACCAGCCTGCAGTGGCTGCAAGACTTCTCCATCGTCACGGTTGATCCGGAGAGGCCACCCGCCCCCAGCCACCCTCTCCACCAGCAGCTCTTCCcagaggccgaggccccggccaGCCCACCAGCAGGAGACACCGCAGCCACTGGGATGCCCCTGAGCCTGGGCAAACCCACCTCCGCCGCCACCTCGCCTGGCACCAGCTACCCGCCTGGCCTTGGCACCGCCGAGCAGATCGATTACAGGAGCAACCCTGGGGTGAAGCCCCCTTACTCCTACGCCACCCTCATCTGCATGGCTCTGCAGGCCAGCCAGCAGGCCAAGGTCACCTTGTCAGCCATCTACAGCTGGATTGCGGAGAACTTCTGCTACTACCGGCACGccgagcccagctggcag AACTCCATCCGGCACAACCTGTCCTTGAACAAATGCTTCCGGAAGGTGCCGCGGCAGAAGGACGAGCCGGGCAAGGGGGGCTTCTGGCAGATCGACCCGCAGTACGCCCACATGTTCGTCAACGGCGTCTTCAAGCGGCGACGCGCCCCCACGgtgccgcccggcccggcccgccagCGCCCCAGCGTGCCCGCCCTGGAGGCTGCCCCCAGGGGCCTcttgccccctctgccctgcctggggaatgggcagccaggcccctcccctcaccacgccacctgcccccctccgcaccCGCAGGGCcaaggctgcctgctgctggatGATGCCCCCAGCCCACCCAAGCAGCCTCTGCCGAAGCCGGGCCACGCGGCAGCCGGAACTGCCCTGTCCCCCCTGCTGCCCGCCAGCAGCCGACCCACAGAGGCCCCGCGGGGCGGGTTCGACTGGGCCGACGCCTTCGACGACGTCCtccagggaagcagcagcaaTTTCGAGGACCTGGATATTAACACGGCGCTCAGCTCGCTGGCCACGGAGGCGGACCTCGCCGCCCAGCCCCCTGGCAggtacctccctcctcctgccacgtGGGGCTCGCCGGCGACCGatcagcccagccctgctccgcaCTGGGAGGATTTCGCCCCCTTCGCCGAGGCCCCACAGCAGGCCTGGGAGGAGCAGAGGGCCGAGGCGCTGGCCAGTCCCTGGGGCTTTGAGCCGGGCTTCAACCTCTGTGATGGCTTCCTCAGCGAGACGCAGCCCTGGGCCAAGGCCGACGCCTTCCTGtga
- the LOC102449464 gene encoding forkhead box protein J1-B-like isoform X2, whose product MPVLASPDITARFKEKWLLLPPEDQGNEGGTTPLDDSLTSLQWLQDFSIVTVDPERPPAPSHPLHQQLFPEAEAPASPPAGDTAATGMPLSLGKPTSAATSPGTSYPPGLGTAEQIDYRSNPGVKPPYSYATLICMALQASQQAKVTLSAIYSWIAENFCYYRHAEPSWQNSIRHNLSLNKCFRKVPRQKDEPGKGGFWQIDPQYAHMFVNGVFKRRRAPTVPPGPARQRPSVPALEAAPRGLLPPLPCLGNGQPGPSPHHATCPPPHPQGQGCLLLDDAPSPPKQPLPKPGHAAAGTALSPLLPASSRPTEAPRGGFDWADAFDDVLQGSSSNFEDLDINTALSSLATEADLAAQPPGRYLPPPATWGSPATDQPSPAPHWEDFAPFAEAPQQAWEEQRAEALASPWGFEPGFNLCDGFLSETQPWAKADAFL is encoded by the exons ATGCCCGTCCTCGCCTCGCCCGACATCACTGCCCGCTTCAAGGagaagtggctgctgctgcccccagagGACCAAGGCAATGAGGGCGGGACCACGCCCCTGGACGACAGCCTCACCAGCCTGCAGTGGCTGCAAGACTTCTCCATCGTCACGGTTGATCCGGAGAGGCCACCCGCCCCCAGCCACCCTCTCCACCAGCAGCTCTTCCcagaggccgaggccccggccaGCCCACCAGCAGGAGACACCGCAGCCACTGGGATGCCCCTGAGCCTGGGCAAACCCACCTCCGCCGCCACCTCGCCTGGCACCAGCTACCCGCCTGGCCTTGGCACCGCCGAGCAGATCGATTACAGGAGCAACCCTGGGGTGAAGCCCCCTTACTCCTACGCCACCCTCATCTGCATGGCTCTGCAGGCCAGCCAGCAGGCCAAGGTCACCTTGTCAGCCATCTACAGCTGGATTGCGGAGAACTTCTGCTACTACCGGCACGccgagcccagctggcag AACTCCATCCGGCACAACCTGTCCTTGAACAAATGCTTCCGGAAGGTGCCGCGGCAGAAGGACGAGCCGGGCAAGGGGGGCTTCTGGCAGATCGACCCGCAGTACGCCCACATGTTCGTCAACGGCGTCTTCAAGCGGCGACGCGCCCCCACGgtgccgcccggcccggcccgccagCGCCCCAGCGTGCCCGCCCTGGAGGCTGCCCCCAGGGGCCTcttgccccctctgccctgcctggggaatgggcagccaggcccctcccctcaccacgccacctgcccccctccgcaccCGCAGGGCcaaggctgcctgctgctggatGATGCCCCCAGCCCACCCAAGCAGCCTCTGCCGAAGCCGGGCCACGCGGCAGCCGGAACTGCCCTGTCCCCCCTGCTGCCCGCCAGCAGCCGACCCACAGAGGCCCCGCGGGGCGGGTTCGACTGGGCCGACGCCTTCGACGACGTCCtccagggaagcagcagcaaTTTCGAGGACCTGGATATTAACACGGCGCTCAGCTCGCTGGCCACGGAGGCGGACCTCGCCGCCCAGCCCCCTGGCAggtacctccctcctcctgccacgtGGGGCTCGCCGGCGACCGatcagcccagccctgctccgcaCTGGGAGGATTTCGCCCCCTTCGCCGAGGCCCCACAGCAGGCCTGGGAGGAGCAGAGGGCCGAGGCGCTGGCCAGTCCCTGGGGCTTTGAGCCGGGCTTCAACCTCTGTGATGGCTTCCTCAGCGAGACGCAGCCCTGGGCCAAGGCCGACGCCTTCCTGtga